One window of Candidatus Nitrospira kreftii genomic DNA carries:
- a CDS encoding Iron-sulfur cluster insertion protein ErpA encodes MITITPTAEGKIRELMQEEKDTVGLRVYVKGGGCHGYQYGMSFESAMSEDDTVIEKGDVKVIMDSQSAPLLAGCEVDYMDSVQGSGFAIKNPQAKTTCGCGSSFSA; translated from the coding sequence ATGATTACCATCACACCGACAGCAGAAGGAAAGATCCGAGAACTCATGCAGGAAGAGAAAGACACGGTCGGCCTACGCGTCTATGTCAAAGGCGGAGGGTGCCATGGCTACCAATATGGGATGAGTTTCGAGTCCGCCATGAGCGAAGACGACACAGTGATCGAGAAAGGTGACGTCAAGGTCATCATGGACTCCCAGAGCGCCCCGCTGCTGGCCGGCTGCGAAGTCGACTATATGGACAGCGTACAAGGCTCCGGTTTTGCGATCAAAAACCCACAAGCCAAAACGACCTGTGGGTGCGGCAGTTCATTCAGCGCATAA
- a CDS encoding hypothetical protein (conserved protein of unknown function) → MAVPHNHEGKLVLVVEDDADMRAFLRDVVQELGLHVAETIDRNRAIQQMMAVEPHIVLADLPLLEGGIEHVNTLRAFYPSCPIILLVALGDDHAKADAVAGRVQALLIKPVSLATLRRAIIGVLDGARTPSR, encoded by the coding sequence ATGGCCGTCCCACACAATCATGAAGGCAAACTGGTGCTGGTGGTCGAAGACGACGCTGACATGCGAGCTTTCTTGCGCGATGTCGTCCAGGAGCTCGGATTGCACGTCGCTGAAACGATTGACAGAAATCGAGCTATTCAGCAAATGATGGCCGTAGAGCCCCATATCGTCCTGGCGGACCTTCCGCTCCTCGAAGGCGGGATCGAACATGTGAATACCCTCCGAGCCTTCTACCCGTCCTGTCCCATCATTCTATTGGTGGCGCTTGGGGATGACCATGCCAAGGCTGACGCTGTAGCGGGCAGGGTGCAGGCGTTGCTCATCAAACCCGTCAGCCTTGCGACCCTCAGAAGAGCCATCATCGGAGTTCTCGACGGGGCGAGGACACCAAGCCGCTAG